One segment of Streptomyces sp. NBC_00576 DNA contains the following:
- a CDS encoding AAA family ATPase translates to MTARAAGAGRAFEDVVRARTEADFVEREWLYDEIERALDSDRGQYVLVTGEPGAGKTSLLAGLARAHPERLRYFFRRDSRIALTGGDVQSFLLAIGHQLARVRPEIFALEHLEVVIKQHIDSVAAEGRVVGIKIDDLTVSPFHRTATLEVEQRMRNVAGRASAVEIGTANLEPRLLDPDNLAHLALIGPAQVLAAQDPEARIVILLDALDEIADDDTTEPRKGLLRWLARSPELPANVKVVITSRPHSGLRLFRAAREDRLTDVVIDAGSPQVVGDLHTYANRVLETEAVIAAERTRGSLPGSTKRYAVHRAAGNFLFLATYARALIDAAEKQNDEMVGRLLAFSGVPGDLPGLYGFFVELVREELTPWPRGRGGPSSGWEGVGRPIIGVLTVAREALTEEQLTALSGTPVSADPARKLLDGLRWLLERRNDRIAFFHASISEFLGGREAHDKHPECWVDETLWHERIVRHYRGAAPSWAAVDWSQVDRYGLAHLAAHLLKTGPGSFDEAVDLVCPGLRKAARVEFGAEGRFLELVDSIAHHVADTAPVATGLPAVTYLAVVRHQAAQFSGALPPRVIGLLTRTGRLREALEHAAGNKPSLWQFTAFAEILHYARPKPGDPSPDDLLDLLVESALTIPKSGGFYGTRDARTAAEAAARLVAPHDLERALRLWQHGQEVRSRGSGTDGEGASRGSGTEKAPDAVYRAAVVAEPDLDKARALIDGISKGRWSDYLDLAERADPGRVPELLRAAESALETVDPVTLVLALARLASRWAAHDPDTGRRLLAEVRAQVFAAGEERKTEDRLFEKRLDDCLAEAAGVLADVDRTTARFLLARLDTVATGPGRSLLDGMRLWTRWERPERARTLADRYLAQAHGFLRAAAWDRLDVMKALGQSNRAEELRLVERIHAALPEPPADAKAHSMRSGKRDDALIHVLKTMAEYDVDRAEQMARGIARTTWRDDWYDRDRAMAATAGPAREVFGNDRYSVLAGIAHLRVTRGEPRQAAEMLEELLKLGEEPAPLRGGDGVGASFASPLPASSEPPARNDWERMNTGGFMAVFNLSHAWGARVRDHFFRDPADVVRAVELYSSGNTARAVRRLAEGLAHRDRSVAGAVVRSLADPGERAIGFAELHRAAHGPVSSYSYHWPEADVFSKEVDRALGELPRHRWTVPDAHVAEQEAWAYARPDHRVRFELAVRALGCRTDDMDAIEGQTYLSFAHHFSQAVWVSEAYAGDVIDGRSPHESFTQVHPENLSLQHDLGRRDLAEIMAAACAYHEYRIAREVPGHRIRTPKVRFENPVYAAAVDLVRPAPGAPLSPSFIERLRKLLDDGKLPAAAELLAFAAEVRPENQQRLRELAAEVIAKAGDGSAIGVEALVALAVSPVLGDLVDPVGLLGEADRCDPRYPFYEWIRRHVVVRLFPVLLERSPAVALRKFYENASSDWSSAMWLLEHAPDTVLDALGTGAAATLGSAIARGLACTSPEGLAPDVVDGVRLAQLVAAGPADRRQAS, encoded by the coding sequence GTGACCGCACGAGCGGCCGGGGCGGGCCGTGCCTTCGAGGACGTCGTCCGAGCGCGGACAGAGGCGGACTTCGTCGAGCGCGAGTGGCTGTACGACGAGATCGAGCGGGCTCTGGATTCCGACCGGGGCCAGTACGTCCTGGTGACGGGCGAGCCGGGAGCGGGCAAGACCAGCCTGCTCGCCGGTCTGGCGCGGGCACACCCCGAACGGCTTCGGTACTTCTTCAGACGGGACAGCCGGATCGCGCTCACCGGCGGGGACGTCCAGTCCTTCCTGCTGGCCATCGGGCACCAGCTCGCCCGTGTGCGCCCGGAGATCTTCGCCCTGGAACACCTCGAAGTGGTGATCAAGCAGCACATCGACTCGGTCGCGGCCGAGGGCCGCGTGGTCGGCATCAAGATCGACGACCTCACGGTGTCGCCGTTCCACCGCACCGCCACCCTGGAAGTCGAGCAGCGGATGCGCAACGTGGCGGGCAGGGCCAGCGCCGTCGAGATCGGCACCGCGAACCTGGAGCCCCGGCTGCTGGACCCGGACAACCTGGCGCACCTGGCACTGATCGGGCCCGCGCAGGTGCTGGCCGCGCAGGATCCCGAGGCCAGGATCGTCATCCTGCTCGACGCGCTGGACGAGATAGCCGACGACGACACGACCGAGCCCAGGAAGGGGCTCCTGCGCTGGCTGGCGCGCTCTCCAGAACTGCCCGCCAACGTCAAAGTGGTCATCACCTCACGACCGCACTCCGGGCTGCGGCTGTTCCGCGCGGCCCGAGAGGACCGTCTCACCGACGTGGTCATCGACGCCGGTTCACCCCAGGTCGTGGGCGACCTCCACACATACGCGAACCGTGTCCTGGAGACGGAAGCCGTCATCGCCGCGGAGAGGACCAGGGGCAGTCTCCCGGGCAGCACCAAGCGGTACGCCGTCCACAGGGCCGCCGGGAACTTCCTGTTTCTGGCCACCTACGCGCGGGCGCTGATCGACGCCGCCGAGAAACAGAACGACGAGATGGTCGGCAGGCTGCTCGCCTTCAGTGGCGTACCGGGCGATCTGCCCGGGCTGTACGGGTTCTTCGTGGAATTGGTCCGCGAGGAACTCACCCCGTGGCCGAGGGGCAGGGGCGGTCCGTCGTCCGGCTGGGAAGGGGTCGGCCGGCCGATCATCGGCGTGCTGACCGTGGCGCGGGAGGCACTGACGGAGGAGCAGCTCACCGCGCTGTCCGGTACTCCCGTGAGCGCGGATCCCGCCCGGAAGCTCCTCGATGGCCTGCGCTGGCTGCTGGAACGCCGAAACGACCGGATCGCCTTCTTCCACGCCTCGATCAGCGAGTTCCTCGGCGGGCGGGAAGCCCATGACAAGCACCCGGAGTGCTGGGTCGACGAGACCCTGTGGCACGAACGGATCGTGCGGCACTACCGCGGCGCCGCGCCGAGCTGGGCAGCGGTGGACTGGTCGCAGGTGGACCGCTACGGCCTGGCCCACCTCGCCGCCCACCTCCTGAAGACCGGGCCGGGCAGCTTCGACGAGGCCGTCGACCTGGTCTGCCCCGGTCTGCGCAAAGCCGCCAGGGTCGAGTTCGGAGCCGAGGGCCGGTTCCTCGAACTCGTCGACAGCATCGCCCACCACGTCGCGGACACCGCGCCTGTCGCCACCGGGCTGCCCGCGGTGACGTACCTCGCGGTCGTACGTCACCAGGCCGCACAGTTCAGCGGTGCGCTCCCGCCCCGGGTGATCGGCCTGCTCACCCGAACGGGCCGCCTCAGGGAGGCCCTGGAGCACGCGGCCGGGAACAAGCCGTCGCTGTGGCAGTTCACGGCCTTCGCGGAGATCCTGCATTACGCACGCCCCAAACCCGGCGACCCCTCGCCCGACGACCTGTTGGACCTCCTGGTCGAGTCCGCGCTGACGATCCCGAAAAGCGGCGGCTTCTACGGCACCCGGGACGCGCGGACCGCGGCCGAGGCGGCCGCGCGACTGGTGGCACCGCACGATCTCGAACGCGCGCTGCGGCTGTGGCAGCACGGACAGGAGGTGCGATCGCGAGGATCCGGTACCGATGGGGAGGGGGCGTCGCGAGGATCCGGCACCGAGAAGGCGCCGGACGCCGTGTACCGCGCCGCCGTGGTCGCCGAACCAGACCTGGACAAGGCCCGTGCCCTCATCGACGGGATCAGCAAGGGGCGCTGGTCCGACTACCTGGACCTGGCCGAGCGCGCCGATCCCGGAAGGGTCCCCGAGCTGCTGCGCGCGGCCGAGTCCGCCCTGGAGACCGTGGATCCGGTGACCCTTGTCCTGGCGCTGGCGAGGCTGGCCTCCCGGTGGGCGGCACACGATCCGGACACCGGTCGGCGGCTGCTCGCCGAGGTGCGCGCGCAAGTGTTCGCGGCCGGCGAGGAGAGGAAAACCGAAGACCGACTGTTCGAGAAGCGACTCGACGACTGTCTGGCCGAGGCGGCAGGTGTCCTGGCCGACGTGGACAGGACCACGGCGCGCTTTCTGCTGGCCCGTTTGGACACGGTCGCGACGGGGCCGGGACGCTCACTCCTCGACGGTATGCGGCTCTGGACCCGCTGGGAGCGGCCCGAGCGCGCGCGGACTCTCGCCGACAGATACCTCGCGCAGGCCCACGGCTTCCTGCGGGCCGCCGCCTGGGATCGACTCGATGTGATGAAGGCCCTCGGGCAGTCGAACCGGGCGGAGGAACTGCGGCTCGTGGAACGGATCCACGCCGCCCTCCCCGAGCCGCCTGCCGATGCGAAGGCGCACTCAATGCGCAGTGGGAAACGCGACGACGCACTGATTCACGTGCTGAAGACCATGGCCGAGTACGACGTCGACCGGGCGGAACAGATGGCCCGGGGTATAGCCCGAACCACTTGGAGGGACGACTGGTACGACCGGGACAGGGCCATGGCCGCGACCGCGGGCCCGGCCCGGGAGGTCTTCGGAAACGACCGGTACTCGGTCCTCGCGGGCATCGCCCACCTCCGCGTCACCCGAGGCGAGCCCCGACAGGCCGCCGAGATGCTGGAGGAACTGCTGAAGCTCGGGGAGGAGCCCGCACCGCTTCGTGGCGGCGACGGTGTCGGTGCGAGCTTCGCGAGTCCGTTGCCGGCGTCGAGTGAGCCTCCGGCAAGGAACGACTGGGAACGGATGAATACCGGCGGTTTCATGGCCGTTTTCAATCTGAGTCATGCCTGGGGCGCTCGCGTGCGAGATCACTTCTTTCGCGATCCTGCCGACGTCGTCCGCGCGGTCGAGCTCTACTCGAGCGGCAACACCGCCAGAGCGGTGCGGCGGTTGGCGGAGGGGCTGGCGCACCGGGACCGCTCCGTGGCGGGCGCCGTCGTACGTTCCCTCGCCGACCCCGGGGAGCGGGCCATCGGTTTCGCGGAACTGCACCGGGCCGCGCACGGTCCCGTCAGCAGTTACTCCTATCACTGGCCCGAGGCGGACGTGTTCTCCAAGGAGGTCGATCGGGCGCTCGGCGAATTGCCCCGCCACCGGTGGACGGTTCCCGACGCACACGTCGCGGAGCAGGAGGCGTGGGCGTACGCGCGTCCCGACCACCGTGTCCGGTTCGAGCTCGCCGTGCGTGCTCTGGGCTGCCGTACGGACGACATGGATGCGATTGAGGGGCAGACCTACCTGTCCTTCGCACATCACTTCTCCCAGGCTGTGTGGGTTTCGGAGGCGTACGCCGGGGACGTGATCGACGGGAGGAGCCCCCATGAGTCGTTCACGCAGGTCCATCCGGAGAATCTCAGCCTCCAGCACGACCTGGGCCGGCGCGATCTGGCCGAGATCATGGCGGCAGCATGCGCGTACCACGAGTACCGGATCGCCCGTGAGGTGCCAGGACACCGGATCCGCACGCCGAAGGTCCGCTTCGAAAACCCGGTCTACGCCGCCGCCGTGGACCTCGTGAGGCCCGCGCCCGGCGCCCCCCTCAGCCCTTCGTTCATCGAACGCCTGCGGAAGCTGCTCGACGACGGTAAGCTGCCCGCGGCAGCGGAACTGCTCGCGTTCGCCGCAGAAGTCAGGCCGGAGAACCAGCAGAGGCTTCGCGAGCTCGCCGCGGAGGTCATCGCGAAAGCCGGTGACGGTTCCGCGATCGGTGTGGAGGCACTGGTCGCCCTGGCGGTGTCGCCCGTCCTCGGTGACCTGGTGGATCCTGTCGGCCTCCTGGGCGAAGCCGACCGCTGCGACCCCCGCTATCCGTTCTATGAGTGGATCCGCAGGCATGTCGTGGTCCGTCTGTTCCCGGTCCTGTTGGAGCGGTCCCCGGCGGTCGCCCTCCGCAAGTTCTACGAGAACGCTTCGAGTGACTGGTCCTCCGCGATGTGGCTGCTGGAACACGCGCCGGACACCGTGCTCGACGCACTGGGCACCGGCGCGGCGGCCACCCTCGGCTCGGCCATCGCACGCGGGCTCGCCTGCACCTCTCCCGAAGGCCTGGCGCCCGATGTAGTGGACGGCGTCCGGCTCGCACAACTCGTAGCCGCCGGTCCGGCGGACAGGAGGCAGGCATCATGA
- a CDS encoding tetratricopeptide repeat protein produces the protein MTHPVDSAVAQAHTDVMGLFRRHPAGLDEVCRAVRDRLTAMPVLDPHDPRTWNSYALITADVQTLLGYLREAGVASGESEHFRALLIRVLYYLYESEKAKTGVLLAELVHSDWQAQLGEVHADTLNATSRLAACLYAQGEPKRARPLFERVHQQQASQFGDDDPATLRAACNLGACLTQLGEYGAAFLLNEDTVRRCEQQLGEDHETTILATENLAGTLFGLERHRTALTLYQDIHQRRRRASGENSLLTLNAEASIAITLHTLGDYETARAVNAGLLPRFERVGGKDHSGTKHTHSRLVKNLRALGRYEEAEEVHGGRPKYGSSTPEGGHGALAPRHRGT, from the coding sequence ATGACGCATCCCGTCGACTCCGCGGTGGCGCAGGCCCATACAGACGTCATGGGGCTGTTCCGCCGCCATCCGGCCGGACTGGACGAGGTGTGCCGCGCGGTCCGGGACCGGCTCACGGCGATGCCTGTCCTCGACCCGCACGATCCGCGCACCTGGAACTCGTACGCCCTGATCACGGCGGACGTACAGACGCTCCTCGGCTACCTGCGGGAAGCCGGCGTTGCGAGCGGCGAGTCGGAGCACTTCCGTGCCCTGCTGATCCGTGTCCTCTACTACCTCTACGAGTCCGAAAAAGCGAAGACAGGCGTCCTCCTCGCGGAGCTCGTCCACAGCGACTGGCAGGCACAGCTCGGGGAGGTGCACGCCGACACACTCAATGCCACGTCGCGGCTCGCCGCGTGTCTGTACGCACAAGGGGAGCCGAAACGGGCTCGGCCGCTGTTCGAGCGGGTCCACCAGCAGCAGGCGAGCCAGTTCGGAGACGACGATCCCGCCACTCTCCGCGCGGCCTGCAACCTGGGGGCATGCCTCACCCAACTCGGCGAATACGGTGCGGCGTTCCTTCTCAACGAGGACACCGTACGGCGTTGTGAGCAGCAACTCGGAGAGGACCACGAGACGACGATCCTGGCCACCGAGAACCTCGCGGGCACCCTCTTCGGACTGGAGCGGCACCGGACCGCGCTGACCCTGTACCAGGACATCCACCAGCGGCGGAGACGTGCGTCAGGCGAGAACTCCCTACTGACGCTGAATGCGGAGGCGAGCATCGCCATAACCCTTCACACGCTTGGGGACTACGAGACGGCACGCGCCGTCAACGCCGGCTTGCTGCCGAGATTCGAGCGCGTGGGCGGAAAGGACCACTCGGGCACCAAACACACGCACTCGCGTCTCGTGAAGAACCTCCGGGCACTCGGACGTTACGAGGAAGCCGAAGAAGTCCACGGCGGAAGACCGAAGTACGGATCGTCGACGCCCGAAGGAGGGCACGGGGCCCTTGCGCCTCGTCATCGAGGAACATGA